From Amaranthus tricolor cultivar Red isolate AtriRed21 chromosome 4, ASM2621246v1, whole genome shotgun sequence:
TGACCTAATTTTATGTTCTAATCATTTAGTCTCGTTGACTTTTGGTACGGAGACTAGAAATTGAGTATATTGAAGACCAAAAATAGATATAGGATCAAAGTACTGAGTTATATTAAAAGTAGATACTGagtaaattttttatgataaattaaaataaaaaaacaaggcAAATTGAGTGGTATAGAGAATATAATTTAACTAGactgaattttaattattataaacaattggttatatttaaattttaaaaaactaaaatttttccATTTTGCTGTTTTATCCTCTTTCATGACAATGTACTTTCTTTGGCTACTAATAATTGTTACACTTTTATTTTTCACGCTACTCAATGAAcgattttaattcttaatattgtaaattagtTTTATATGATCAAAATCGCGCATTGAATAGCAAATTATACATTAtacgtaaaaaaaatatataaaataaaattaattaataaataattattaattgatgAATAGTTATTGCTACACTGACTGTGGCAACTATTAAAAAACACAGATAGTATATCCTTTAGGCTTAAACTACAACGGCACCTATCATACATGAGACAGCTCATATAAGAGGGTGAGGGTCACACACAACTCATAAAAAACATGCAAAATTTGAAGCAAAGATGGGATAATGGACCATCATgtaatatgtattttttatatatttatactttaTATAGCTTCTCaaaacaatttattaattattagatTTAGAATCACTATGAGACAACAATATCTTTGAATCATTAAACAAACTTGCAACTGCCTGCCTTATTATTGATAAACAAAAACATTATTGGCTATTGTTGATTTATCTTATCTTGTCGTTCCCCATTGTGATTTATTAGCATCTAATATATAATTtgccttattttttattttagcctgtataattaatttatcttatttttatatttgaatatgaCATCAATATTTATATTCCatctcttatttttaaatatttcaatacTTTAACTCATTCACTTTTGAAATTCGTTTTAAAAGTAAATGGGCAAAATGACTGAGACAAACAAGTAAacattaaatatttaaaggaacaCTTGTTTTGTTACATGAAATAATGTTGTAAAATTATTGAAGtcacatcaattaaaaattgaatatgCTTGAATATTCTGTAgacttttgtaaaattttattagtaaaacaaccataaataatacataCTTCACTATTCTTCTTTctataattgttataagttctcTTTAAATGAGAGAATTTTATAATGAAAGTTTTGTagcaatcaaaaaaaaaaaaagtaaaattaatatattttgaaatttattttaattcattcCGTCTTAGAAATATCAATGCGAGTTACATATGTATAAAAATGTgatgaaaattattttgataagatatgaaattaatcttttatttatgGATTTATGCATTACAATTACTATAAACACTAATAAAGGAATCAAACTAAAatcttaaattattcttaacattTTACAAGCATTTGTTTCTCATTTTTCCTCCTACatggattttaaattttattgaaaagATCATAAATGTATAGTATctcatataaaataaatgatcaattagtAATGAAATTCTTTCTTTTCAACATCAAAAGGATCGATTGATTTGCTTGTCAATAAGAAAAAACCAACAAGTATATGCAGAAAGAGACCTTCTCAATCCAAACTATCGTCTTATATTAGAACATATGTTGAAATATAGGATGGATTTGTAGGTGATAATcgaatttaagattttattcGGAAGTAATGATATTTGCTTTAACTGAGACAAAACTGAAATTAAGAATAATCGATGAATAGAATCCAAAAATCAAATGGAATAATTGCTatgaattgaagggagtataaTTCTTGATTTCTTAAAGGTATACTATGATAATTATTCTTCAAATATGTGTATAACATTTTTATGGAGTCTTTGGCAAACGGCTAATAACCGGTAGCAAATAGCTGAATATAGAGGCTGATTTAACTAGCTGATATATTAACTGATTTAACCAGTTGGTTTTGAACACACTATTGAGCAGCTTattcaaaaacaacttatttataataataagctGTTATGAATAAGTTATTTCaaccaactaatttaccaaacattatcATTGGATGATTTGACCATCCAACTCTCTATTTGtatcaaaacaaaccaaattttcaataaattagTTTGCCGAACACTCCATATTTATAAACAATGACTTTACAAaaacaaaagttcaaaaaataatttagatttttctattttctttgcAATTCTTTGTTTTAAACTACTATTATTAACTAAACTCTCCATTAGATTCAAAGACACCTATGCATGAGTTAGGATGTTAAGGAGAGAAACTCTTGTACTAATCAAACTCCTAAACACTCTTTCACTCCCTTTTTCCAATTCTCCAATACAATTATCTAACTCTTGCATTGCCTTTAATACTCCCATTCTCATTACTTCTTCCTCATTCTTCTTTTTCTCTCCTttacaattattcttttttaacTCTACTAAACTCTCCACTCTTCCAATGACCTTTTGGAACTCCTCTATCATCGCTTGATCATCCTTTCTTACCTTTTTTCCCAGCCCAAAACTGGCCCATATGGGCCTTCTACATAGCCCGAAAGAGCCCGTGATGGCCCGTAGGACCGTCTCGGAAACCGACATTGTTGCCCTGTACACGTCCCTGATGACGTACCCTAGCTCGTCATCTGAGTCGGAATTTAAGACATTATTAGTAGTTCCATTCGACGAGGGCACGGGAATGGTGGAGATAAGCTTGCCAATATCACTGGCAATCTTTTTTTGAGCCTTTAAGTATAAGGTCAACTTTAAGTCGTCCTTCCTACGAAGGGCGACTTGGGCCGAAGTAACTTCCTCCTTAAGGCCCAACATGGAAGCCCGAAAAATTCCAAAGACGTCCACGAAGCGGAGAAAGTCTTCTAGAAGCTTCTCAACGACGTTGGTTTTCGAGGAGAATGAATCTTGAGTCATAGGAAGCTGTAGTACATCGTCAAGAGAATCTAAAACACCCTTTAAACGAGTAAGCCCGTCCACAACTCTTGAGCATGGCCCGGATTGGGCCCATTCCCAGGCCTGAAGCCCGACTAACTCTTCCTGGAGCTGCGGAATCAAAGGGTGCAATCGGTAACAAGGAAGCGAGACAGATCGTACATGGTAAGACTTCGAAGCGGATCCACCGGGCCGCATTTGCGGGCTAAGTGGGTTCGGGAAGGAAACCGTACGGCGGTATCGGCCcatgattttaattaataaattaagagggattattaattttttttttttagaaaaatttagtGATGAAGAAGAGATATGGGAATGAAAAGAAAGAGGAAGGATGGGTTTTATATAGGGTGGTTAAGAAAAGTAGGCGCCCAGGAGTGGGTAAAGTACAGGCTGGGACGGCATGTGGATTCATGATTTTCTGCATTTTGTGATTTAGCAATTACTAATCatatatttgttttgtttttttaaaattaattgtggTTTACGATTTTGATTTGAGCTTAATGaagaaatcaaattaaatcaaCTCATACATTCCAAGAGATCATTGTGTTctaattttgtaatttaataatatgataaaagaatgaaaattaatcatcttttttttttattattttttgaagtgAATCATCTTATTATTACTTAATGTGTCGATTGATAAATAATTGGTCCAAATGAAAAGAAGTGTTTTAACGATTAGACAGCTTTGGTCGAAGTCGAAGAATTAAGGATGGAGATCTCTTGAGAAAACAACGGTTTAATTAAGATGTTTAATGGATAAAATGATATCAAATAATCGATGAATTACTAGGTTTGATACTAAACACACACAATATGtgacaaaaatatattataaggcTATAACTAGACCGgcttatttttttggtttatttatttcttttgtatatacaaaaagttaatattatgatattatgtgattagacgattcaaaaaaagttcacttgattatatttttccttacgcattagccgcaatatataaaataaatttaaacgataaatagtgtTAATAATTGTAATCAGGGAAGGTTTTGAGCATATTCGACATGTTCGATTGCACAGGGCTCTAAAAACTTGGGAGTCTCAATAGTAAATTACATAGTGTATATAAGGTATTCAGCCtaattgtcccatttagtttttcacacttaccgaggcaacattttaacccttaatatctcaaattattcttaattaaaaataataaaaagttgatatttataatccttgtattgagacgaatcaaacaagatcccatatgactatgttttaacttatagattaagagtaacatacaaattaaaagtaataagtgaatagtgcccaaaaataaatgggacaatAAGGCAAGGAGGGAGTATCATAATTTTTCAAATTGCACCGGATCTTTAAATAATTCATCAATTTTTGCTTTGTTTATTACTCTATATTTCAGAACGGATGAAGTAATATATACACTCTATCAGTACAAAAGAACTAATTaaaccaaaattttaaattgatggttATATTCTTATAATATGTTATTTCTATCACACCATTTACGCGTGGATGAGATTCGAATATGTGTGCTTCTGTTACGTTGGCTTCTGCActgttcaatatataaataattaaaataacacattaaattgcgtaaaaagtaaaaatatagcaagtaaaTAGTGTAACCTCTATAAGTTTTGATCAGTTTGAATCAATTTAAATATAGAATTATATAGTTAAAATTGGATTAAAATCCTATATTTTGCGATTAGTTATACATAGCTAAAAATTGTGGTTGAACCAAACTAGAGTTTAGTAAACCATTTTATTTGTAATATGGGTTGTACAATCAAATGTACTTCAAGTAAATAGATTAACCATATATTACTCCTCTGTTATAAAGAAATAACCTcaattaaataactaaatatagTGATAACAATATGGAGTATATTTTATGAGCAAATTGAAGAAATAGATGGAAATGATGgaagtataaataaatataaatcaaatgtctGAAtcagaattaagaaaaatatataaattttaattgaaaataaaaataaaataaattagaaataatagtgttattatgaaGAAGGCTATAATTCGTTCTTTGAGATAGAGCACATAATGTTGAAGTAGCTGTACACATAATGTTGTTGTGGGCTTGTTGGAGTAGCTGTAGATGAAGGCAAGTATGACAGAATGGTGTATGGAAAAAACTGTCTAATCTGATTCAGTAAAGATGATATTTTTCTAGTTCggttttttgccatttttgggTTTTGGGTTGGTTTAAAATTAGGTTTTATGTCagcattaatttttatattattttaaatttattttgaagtcgggttCGATTCCAAGGTTAGATAAATATCAGGTCATCTGACTTGTTTTGAACATCTCGTAATACTATtccttttcaattttatttcgGTAATTTCGACTCATTTACAAcaacataaaaaataacatagtcatataaaatcttatcttaatctttttataacctagttttttaataatatgaaattttcataatttttcttttacttaaaataaagatatttaaaatatgCTCTTATGCAAGGTTTTTTTCTTTTGGGGGTAAAATTGACCGCATTCCTCCAATCCTCTCTTTAAGAAGAAGACAATAAGTAAGAAATGTATGTTATCTTCTCTCATCCTGATCCTGTTTACCGACAGAATATTAAATTGATGATGATAAAGGATATTcaaaatatacataaaattacatataaaaagaaatgaTAATTGAGGAAATAGGACTAGTAGGAGTACTGTCACATGAACGGTGGCTTTTGTCTTGTATACTGTCGATTTGCAAAGTTAACCTAATTTTTGTTAAGTTAATGCCATTTAGTTtgcctaattttttttgtcaatgtttaatatatttttttttatttttattcatatatttagcttatatttttatctaataattaattgattttactGGGCACAGATCGATTCGTGCCTTGCTTTTTAAGTAGTAGTCGGTTATATCAAATTATGTTTATATTACAGATGGATAAAGAAGTAGAAGATACTCTCAATTGATGTCTAATCCCCAAAATGGTGAATAAGGCTGAAAAAGTTTGGACTCTTTTGTAAGTCTTTCTGTAAGTGGGCTATTGACTCTTGGGCTAAGACCCAATGTGAATGCACTATCAAAAAATACTCCTAATTCCAAGGGGTCTCAAGTCTCAACAATACCCTTGACAGGAATCGACATGAATCTTCACTTCACTTCCATGCTTTACTTTCTTGTGCTtcaaatcttgtttgaattgaaggaaatgaaaaaaaaaaaaagaaaagatttaGAGAAATGAAAACTTACTTATTTGAATAGCAAAAAGGGAGGAGAAGGAGTTTGAAGGGAAGGGATTTAAAAGGATAAAGTcccttaattttattaacattagAAGCTTTTTATACGCAGAAAAATTTAAATCTGaaaggaaaatgaaaatttttctcTTTCTACTTCCTTTCTAAACTAGCGTGGAAATATTTTCCCTCTCTTTTtcttccctttctttttttttctccaaTTTTACTGTCCAAACAcaatgttagaattttaaataacatCATTTCAGTGCACCATATACTGATATACCATAAATAAGGCTACAAGCCTACAACAGCAGCAATTGCATTCTTCCTTTTGTCACATTTCCTAATACTATAATACTATTATCCCTTTTTTGTAATAGCtcacatttataaaaaaataatcacaaaaaATAACTATTCAAGAAAAaggatgatatatatatataaggacggtattaaaaattttatagtaTTGGTTAAATTAGTACTCAAGTTAATACTTTTATAAATAAGAGTTTAAGAGTTTAAAATTACACTTAATCTACTTATTTTTGTAACTGAATTATAGAAATCAAactaaattagaaaatttatttattcaatttcTGATCCTAAGTTTCGCCGCTATGTATAATCAATTGGATGAATCAAAAGAGGATCTACATAACAAAAAACTTTTTCCTTGCACCCTTTCGGCAATGGCAATAGGAATTAGGGATCACAAAAGTGATCTTTCAGTAATGTATTAGCTTTGAGTGTTGTACCATCGTTGTCCGGCTTGTTGTCCTTGTCCCTTTTAGATACTCTACTGTAAATGACAACCaatattttattcaataaaataatagaattatTATCTTTTGCGAATTGGAAGTTGTAACTGTGGATAGTTATGTTCTTTAGGTTCCAGATGTTTTTGAATCACAAACAATCTCATCAAGATTCCCATGGTTTGAGCAAGTCTTGTGTGAGATCAGCCCATATAATTAATACTatttatttctctaattgatcattttaaggttacaAGTGATCACCTtaatactataaaaaataatcattttaaggttCCAGAATGATTACTTTAAGACGTATGAAGTTGGTTATTGGTAATAAAATACAAGATTGTAAAAACTAGAAGACCTTAGTACTAGGTTGTAAGTTGTAACTGGTAAAAAATTTCATCTTCACAGGTTAGAGAATTATAATAACAGCGGTGTTACGTATTGCAATAACACTACCTATGTTAAAGGAATAATGCGGTTGTTAAACCGCCAAGTAATAACTATAACTTAGTCTATAAAACATTCTAAGTTTGTTTAACATAGAtttttttacatctttttaaATAGATAAATACCAACttactaatttttaaattaataaccCAAGTATAAAGTCTTGTTTTTCACTATGATTCATACAATAGTGGCTTGCAGATCAACAACACTATGATTCAGATATAAGTACAACTCTTAACAAAAAAGAAATTCTATCAAGAAATTGTGTCCCTTGGATAATTGTAGTAGTTTATGATAGTACCATGTATACATATACTCTTGTGAAGTGGCATTCCTAGCTATTATCATGGCTGTTAAGGaatcaatttaacaaaaaacttaAACAGATGCTCAAGATTACGATATGTTAtacatataacatattatatgctCCTCATACGAGAATTCTTTGGATTAGAAATATAAATGCAGCATATAACTTTATCATATTTGGTGATTGGCgtaaaatattccactttaaatgaggatAAGTGAGATTTGAACTTGAGACCTATTGTCACgtgattttaaatattatgtcaaaaaatcaactcaactaaaaatcagGGTCGTTCCTGACCATAGACAAGATAGACATTTGCCTAGTCCCAGAGTTAAAAAGGGtcctaaaattagaaaatgctAGTTAATGGAAGTAGACAGttaaaaatttgcaatttgtGAATAGTTCTTTTAACATTTAAGAATTATATGGCACATCTACATTTTTAatgctaattataatatatagggTACGTCTTTGTTATTTTTCCAAACACTCATTTAGTTCAGAATCGACCCTTTGTAGGGAGGGTCCGTTTTTTTCAGTTTGTCTAGGGCCCACACAATATCAGAAACGACACTGCCAAAAATTTAGGTTGATTATTAAGGtccaaaatatattttatactctAATATTgctaaatttatacatgatgcTACACTTGGTAATAACACAAGAGTCGATCGATCAATTGGTCAAGTAGTAGTATGAGATGTATAAATTAGTTAAATTAGTTCCAGGTAACATCGGATAGAAGCTCAAAGAAAATTGAAGTTTCAGTTGGGATTTACAAAACACACATGCTATCTGAATATTTTCCATTGTTTTATTCTAAATCATTAATTAACCCTTATGTGTGGGCATCTAGGCATTGTATGCACGTGATGGGGCTCTTTTGGGAACCCCGTGGAAACGCGGTTGCCTTAGCTAATGGCAAAAGGATACTCTAGACTCAAGTTACTTGAATTCAAAAATTCATATTATGTCAATTATGTGTTTAAGTATCAAAGTGAGttaatttgcaaattaattaattaattatatatatatatatatatatatatatatatatatatatatatatatatatatatataatgtcatTAAAGTTTCAAACATATAATTatgttataataaaaaattcgaCTAGAAAGTAAGGACTCGGATTTTATATTAACTTTCCATCTTCTCGGATTTATAGTTTTGATTCAGTCAATTTAGCTTGAACTCCATTTTTACTAAAAATTTGCTTTAGAATagctttgacattgttattATTTACTTTGTGATAGTGTTCTAGCGTGTTGTCCTGAAACTTATTCAACTAAAAAACTTAGATTGATGGTtgaagttttaaaatattttatatactctatcaagcTTCCTCACGCAAAAGTCTTTtggattagaattgtaaatgtaACACAAGTCGTCCTCATATTTTGGATATAAATTATTTACTTGATATGAGTTGTGAATAAGATCTAAACTTATGATAATCTTTTAGCATGTTGACGTCTAATATCATGTTAAGTGACCAACTCAATTCATATTTTCTTACTGCTTCTACGGTATTGTTAACTTCTTAGTTAacattttcaattttgtttGTGCATGAGTATGTTTATGTGTAGTTCTCTATTCTAAAAATCATCATAAAATTGAGTACAATTTGTGTACATTGTTGTATTTGAATTGCAGTTAAGAAAACATGTACCCCTTTGTCATTCCAACTAACTTAAGAAATCGTTTAAATCTAATCGGATAAATTAttcaaacataaatttttagtaTGAGACACACATCTTGTATGGATTAAATAGCCCAACTAATACAAATCGAAAGAATATAAGCTCTCTAATCTGATATCGTTTCACAAAGAGACAGTCTCCCACAAGCGAAAAAGTTATAAGTATTAGTTGGAGTGCCATTTTGAAAGTAAATCAAGGCTGTCAAGACTCGTTTTGTGCCCTAACACCCATCAAAATCTTAATGATTTCTAATGCAAACCACATGATCATAACGTAATGACAGAACTCACGGGGGAATCAGATATTCAAATGCTTGTGTGCGTGTTTTTCTAATACTTCGTGCTGTCTTCAATGCTGCGCGTGCTCggaaaaaatttaatttcccAATTGTTCTAGATGAGGAAACATAGACCGAAACTACAAGCTTGCACGAAGTATTTTATAAGCCGAGTTGAAAAGTTTTTAAAACTATCTAATCGATCAGTAATAAAAGTTGGGTGAAAATTAAAGGGgataaacatttattttaaacttaaattttGCTTGAAAATAAGAGCACTAAGATTTAGAGTATTGgccttttagtttaattatatatattaatattaattaattttaccaTCAAGTAAACAGCTATTAGGGTGTGTTTGGATGGAAAGAAATGGAGGAAAAGGAAGAGGAGGGATTTGGAGGAATGACAAATTTcttgtttggatagcaaaatGAGAAGGAAGGAAATTAAAAGGATTTGACGGATTTTTTTTAAGGCTCTAATCTCTTCAaagttgaaaagatttgaagagaAAGCTCTCATCTCCCTTTCATTCACTCCTACACAAACAAGAGTTATTTCCCTTTcatttctcttcttttcctttcccttcccctcCTCCCTCTTCCATTCCTTTATTTTCTCTCCAAAAATGTTACCCAAATATAGTATTATACTCTCTCCCTTCAAATACCAAATTCTCATTTGCCTTTTGGGTATTATTTAtcgattaattttgatttaaatatTACTCTCTCCCTTCAAAAACCGATATTTAAAATATTGCACTACAATGACTATTACTCAACCGTAACCATAGGGGAAGAATTTGGCCGAAATTGCCTATACCATGTCCTAGGTCGTCAATAAAcccaattaatattaaattatgagaCATATAACACAGAAAAATCCCAGTAATTTGAATAGATG
This genomic window contains:
- the LOC130810487 gene encoding uncharacterized protein LOC130810487, whose protein sequence is MGRYRRTVSFPNPLSPQMRPGGSASKSYHVRSVSLPCYRLHPLIPQLQEELVGLQAWEWAQSGPCSRVVDGLTRLKGVLDSLDDVLQLPMTQDSFSSKTNVVEKLLEDFLRFVDVFGIFRASMLGLKEEVTSAQVALRRKDDLKLTLYLKAQKKIASDIGKLISTIPVPSSNGTTNNVLNSDSDDELGYVIRDVYRATMSVSETVLRAITGSFGLCRRPIWASFGLGKKVRKDDQAMIEEFQKVIGRVESLVELKKNNCKGEKKKNEEEVMRMGVLKAMQELDNCIGELEKGSERVFRSLISTRVSLLNILTHA